From one Lotus japonicus ecotype B-129 chromosome 3, LjGifu_v1.2 genomic stretch:
- the LOC130748469 gene encoding interactor of constitutive active ROPs 1-like: MPRSRGSDLPQRQSPRGPHQLRTSSSDSDPLHHRPIADRSPKVGDRRSPRSTTTQSDNTLNQKKLGTRIADLESQLGQAQKELKNLKDQLASAEAAKKEAQEKLVKKADQSVVVPVVEKFQEKRASENAREFNETENKPQDIIIPDNDIENHQETDVFEVVPIEKVAIEFTKPATTDQIEKETQPSEDSTTPPDAPKPEIPCVDEMTLKNDEIALLKCNLEEKVTELESMSKENENLKQQLNEAVSKVSEAETKEEGMKLQLKELGEELEAASKLNAEKLKCVEAEKEVMESEMKKLRVQTEQWRKAADAAAAVLAGDVDMRIPERCGSMDKHFETPVVGRYNGYVGSPGVADDFDDGFGGGKKKGSGIRMFGDLWKKRGQK; this comes from the exons ATGCCAAGATCAAG GGGATCTGATTTGCCTCAGAGGCAGTCTCCACGAGGTCCTCATCAACTTCGCACATCGAGTTCTGATTCAGATCCGTTACATCATCGACCGATTGCCGACCGAAGTCCAAAGGTTGGAGACCGGCGTTCGCCAAGAAGTACAACTACTCAATCTGATAATACTCTAAATCAGAAAAAGCTAGGAACCCGCATTGCGGATTTGGAATCTCAGCTTGGCCAAGCACAGAAAGAGTTGAAAAACTTGAAGGACCAGCTAGCTTCTGCTGAAGCTGCAAAGAAAGAAGCGCAAGAAAAACTAGTTAAGAAAGCTGATCAATCAGTAGTAGTGCCAGTAGTGGAGAAGTTCCAAGAGAAGCGTGCTTCCGAGAACGCTCGAGAATTTAATGAAACTGAAAACAAGCCCCAAGATATCATCATTCCTGATAATGACATTGAAAACCATCAAGAAACTGATGTGTTTGAAGTTGTTCCAATTGAGAAGGTGGCAATTGAATTCACAAAACCTGCAACAACAGATCAAATTGAAAAGGAAACTCAACCATCTGAAGACTCAACAACTCCACCAGATGCACCGAAGCCGGAAATACCTTGTGTGGATGAAATGACCCTGAAGAATGACGAGATAGCATTGCTGAAGTGTAATTTGGAAGAGAAAGTGACGGAGCTAGAGTCAATGAGTAAGGAAAATGAGAATCTGAAACAACAGCTTAATGAAGCAGTTTCAAAAGTTTCAGAAGCTGaaaccaaggaagaaggaatgAAGTTGCAGCTGAAAGAACTAGGTGAAGAGTTGGAAGCTGCTAGTAAACTGAATGCAGAGAAGTTGAAATGTGTGGAAGCAGAAAAGGAGGTTATGGAATCAGAGATGAAGAAGCTGAGGGTGCAGACTGAGCAGTGGAGAAAAGCAGCCGATGCAGCAGCAGCAGTGCTTGCAGGGGATGTGGATATGAGGATTCCTGAACGGTGTGGCTCCATGGATAAGCACTTTGAGACACCTGTTGTTGGTAGGTACAATGGATATGTTGGGTCTCCTGGTGTGGCTGATGACTTTGACGATGGTTTTGGAGGCGGAAAAAAGAAGGGTTCTGGAATTAGAATGTTCGGCGATTTATGGAAGAAAAGGGGCCAAAAGTGA